One window from the genome of Dolosigranulum savutiense encodes:
- the ccmA gene encoding heme ABC exporter ATP-binding protein CcmA: MSLITLDHVSLSFGNEQVLERIKFCLNPGEVVGIIGANGSGKTSLLRLMTGLLSPQRGTVRVHERTLGAGELATDMGILIETPQFIKQLTGRENLQYLARIKQIIGDKDIQQVLDRVGLGSKADTIVKNYSLGMRQRLGIAQAVMESPTILLFDEPTNTLDDDGVEMFRHLVQEMKQQGVGIVLVSHRKDEINEFTDRVLQLLDNQLLPVSGDLYETP; the protein is encoded by the coding sequence ATGAGTCTAATTACATTAGATCATGTGAGTTTATCGTTCGGAAACGAACAAGTATTGGAAAGAATCAAATTTTGTCTTAATCCTGGAGAAGTTGTCGGAATTATTGGAGCGAACGGTTCAGGGAAGACATCACTTCTGAGATTGATGACGGGATTACTAAGCCCTCAGCGGGGAACTGTGCGAGTTCACGAGCGGACACTCGGTGCGGGAGAATTAGCGACTGATATGGGGATATTGATTGAGACACCACAATTTATTAAACAGCTGACTGGTCGAGAGAACCTCCAATATCTTGCTCGGATTAAACAAATTATCGGTGATAAAGATATTCAACAAGTACTTGACAGAGTCGGATTAGGGTCCAAAGCCGATACGATTGTCAAAAATTATTCATTGGGCATGCGCCAACGATTGGGTATAGCACAAGCTGTTATGGAGTCGCCCACTATTTTATTATTCGACGAGCCAACAAATACGCTTGATGATGACGGGGTTGAGATGTTTCGTCACTTAGTGCAAGAGATGAAGCAACAAGGAGTAGGTATTGTATTAGTCTCTCACCGCAAAGATGAGATTAATGAATTTACCGATCGGGTACTACAACTTCTAGACAACCAATTACTCCCTGTGTCAGGTGACTTATATGAGACCCCTTAA